One region of Syntrophobacter fumaroxidans MPOB genomic DNA includes:
- a CDS encoding FG-GAP-like repeat-containing protein: MRKPGLSFVICALVPVLTWFCATAPAAVAAVGNPVLKWKHGGCYSSWCETGWYSSPAVADLDGDGKMEVLGAAYSLFVLNGEDGSQKFSVTAGSGGRVWPGVVVADIDRDGKPEIVLAQGGGYVTVLDHAGKTVWSRQPTTSELRGLSAYDLDRDGFLEIVVTGAVGSKTNTWVYNHNGRLLDGWPQLANDNGYAWGVYNSNAAVYDLDKDGQGEIVVPSDVHYICAYNANGSHIPANNTMYEGKRWGQVGVWESLGVEKRGWGTCEQGDPRSERHRPNFAHGAATIADVNGDSNLEVVVAGNVYDCATENYDSRYNGIYIFNRDRTRFNRDGFDWRKVPLDTGAPLSEDYEVIENCQPNPVVVDLDGDGRKEIVYSSYDGRVHAFWLDKKEHGNWPFSVYDSGEGIMRFASEPVVADLDNDGCAEVIFTSWVEKSAHRTGKLHILDCMGNPVRQVSLPAAYGSPDWNGALAAPTLANIDDDQALEVVINTAHSGLVAYDLPGTANARILWGTGRGNYQRTGTADPSPLPIVTVTATKTQVPESGASGTAFRIRRTGGSASAITVKYTLSGTARNGIDYAKLSGTRTLPAGVSSALVKLTPVDDSRDEKNERVIMRISPDSSYIVRTPATAEIIIVDND, encoded by the coding sequence ATGAGAAAACCTGGACTGTCTTTCGTTATTTGCGCCCTTGTCCCGGTGCTGACCTGGTTCTGCGCGACCGCGCCGGCTGCCGTCGCCGCCGTCGGAAACCCAGTCCTCAAGTGGAAACACGGCGGCTGCTATTCCTCGTGGTGCGAAACGGGCTGGTATTCCTCCCCCGCGGTCGCTGACCTCGACGGCGACGGGAAAATGGAGGTGCTGGGCGCAGCTTACAGTCTTTTCGTCCTCAACGGCGAGGACGGCTCACAGAAGTTCAGCGTGACCGCCGGTTCCGGAGGCCGCGTATGGCCGGGCGTGGTGGTCGCGGACATCGACCGGGACGGCAAGCCCGAGATCGTCCTCGCCCAGGGCGGCGGCTACGTCACGGTGCTCGACCACGCGGGCAAGACCGTCTGGTCGCGGCAGCCCACGACCAGCGAACTGCGCGGCTTGAGCGCCTACGACCTGGACCGCGACGGATTTCTCGAAATCGTCGTGACCGGAGCAGTCGGCAGCAAGACCAACACGTGGGTGTACAACCACAATGGCCGCCTCCTCGACGGATGGCCTCAACTCGCGAACGACAACGGTTATGCCTGGGGCGTTTATAACAGCAATGCCGCGGTCTACGATTTGGACAAGGACGGGCAGGGCGAGATCGTCGTCCCGTCCGATGTGCACTACATTTGCGCCTACAATGCAAATGGTTCCCACATTCCTGCCAACAACACCATGTACGAGGGCAAGAGATGGGGACAGGTGGGGGTCTGGGAAAGCCTGGGCGTTGAAAAGCGCGGCTGGGGAACGTGCGAGCAGGGAGACCCGCGTTCCGAGCGCCACCGCCCCAATTTCGCCCACGGCGCCGCGACCATTGCGGACGTCAACGGGGATTCGAACCTCGAAGTCGTGGTGGCCGGCAACGTCTACGATTGCGCGACGGAAAATTACGACAGCAGGTACAACGGGATCTATATTTTCAACCGCGACCGCACCCGGTTCAACCGGGACGGTTTCGACTGGCGCAAGGTCCCATTGGATACGGGTGCGCCCTTGAGCGAGGATTATGAGGTGATTGAGAATTGTCAGCCGAACCCGGTCGTGGTCGACCTGGACGGCGACGGCAGGAAGGAGATCGTCTATTCCTCATACGACGGTCGGGTGCACGCATTCTGGCTCGACAAGAAAGAGCACGGAAACTGGCCTTTCTCCGTTTACGATTCAGGCGAGGGCATCATGCGCTTCGCTTCCGAGCCGGTTGTGGCCGACCTGGACAACGACGGTTGCGCGGAAGTCATCTTCACTTCATGGGTGGAAAAGAGCGCTCACCGGACCGGCAAACTCCACATTCTCGATTGCATGGGCAACCCCGTGCGTCAGGTCAGCCTGCCCGCCGCCTACGGAAGCCCGGACTGGAACGGGGCACTGGCGGCACCAACCCTGGCGAACATCGACGATGACCAGGCCCTGGAAGTGGTGATCAATACCGCTCATTCCGGGCTGGTCGCCTACGATCTCCCCGGGACGGCCAATGCCCGGATTCTCTGGGGCACGGGGCGAGGAAATTATCAACGCACCGGCACGGCCGATCCATCCCCTCTGCCCATCGTAACCGTCACCGCCACCAAGACCCAGGTGCCGGAATCCGGGGCAAGCGGCACGGCATTCCGCATCAGGAGGACGGGCGGCTCAGCTTCCGCGATCACCGTGAAATACACCCTGAGCGGCACCGCTCGAAACGGCATCGATTACGCGAAACTGTCGGGAACCCGGACACTTCCCGCCGGCGTCTCTTCGGCGCTGGTCAAGCTCACACCCGTCGACGACTCAAGAGACGAAAAAAACGAACGAGTCATCATGAGGATCTCGCCCGATTCATCCTACATCGTCCGCACCCCCGCAACCGCCGAGATCATCATCGTGGACAACGATTGA